In Gigantopelta aegis isolate Gae_Host chromosome 6, Gae_host_genome, whole genome shotgun sequence, the following are encoded in one genomic region:
- the LOC121375456 gene encoding zinc transporter 9-like → MRMSQMWKVWKTTSNIKLRFVGTMMRPLALDLQIMFTQAFKLHLTTIASPVVCRECQRHFSSHRHVQRIQHVWSKTVKAWERKLSSVSKESPPVGDAVKTKMAASASAGTQQKSTASQSPVPPFITPEAPVSLPLPTPDAKAQKVLKVTPRPRKRSLDYSYTGNIYILPIRAMNEYLLKPSHLEKCPVYPRRSPYEYGPKITMYLRSDVEDIAKMCWGSLENLAKEKQRLLDQEKFYEGRYDIFQLRAIIDQHKHRVRLRQTEFSTGDDDSSATTQESFWASGSSKVVVSAILINGLNSLIKGLAWTYTGSHSMFSEFIHSIADTLNQIILGIGLYHSMQKPDSHHPYGYMNLRHISSLISGVGIFCLGTGLSVYHGIQGFIHPEPLGSLTWAIATLMGSLVSEGATLIIAVNQVRKCSRAKKIRFWEYVVRGNDPNVSVVLLEDMAAVTGVIIAATCLGVSHYTRSPFADSLGSIMIGGLLGVVATFIITTNTQALVGRSIPEDVQNLISHDLERDRMIRSLHDVKATEMGGQVRFKAEVDFDGKEITRAYLYKLDMEQLLAEMHELKKAEDVEAFMLLHGERIIDMLGEEVDRIEKILKGKYPELRHVDLEAL, encoded by the exons ATGAGAATGTCACAAATGTGGAAGGTATGGAAGACCACATCCAACATAAAACTGAG GTTCGTTGGCACGATGATGCGGCCATTAGCCTTGGATCTTCAGATCATGTTCACGCAGGCCTTCAAGTTGCATTTAACAACTATAGCATCACCAGTAGTCTGCAGAG AATGTCAGAGACACTTTTCGTCACACAGACATGTTCAACGAATACAACATGTCTGGTCGAAGACTGTCAAAGCATGGGAACGCAAATTGAGCTCAGTGTCCAAAGAATCACCTCCAGTTGGTGATGCTGTCAAGACGAAAATGGCTGCTTCAGCCTCTGCTGGAACTCAACAGAAATCTACTGCTAGTCAGTCTCCAGTACCTCCATTTATTACCCCAGAAGCACCAGTCAGCTTGCCATTACCAACACCAGACGCAAAGGCGCAGAAAGTTCTcaaag TAACACCAAGACCAAGAAAACGTTCCTTGGATTACAGTTACACTGGTAATATCTACATTCTGCCCATACGAGCTATGAATGAATATCTTTTGAAACCAAG tcACCTTGAGAAATGTCCGGTTTATCCTCGAAGGAGTCCTTATGAATATGGTCCTAAAATCACAATGTATTTACGTTCTGATGTAGAAGACAT TGCAAAAATGTGTTGGGGGAGTTTAGAAAATTTAGCAAAGGAGAAACAAAGATTACTGGACCAAGAAAAGTTCTATGAAGGAAGAT atGACATATTCCAGCTTCGTGCCATTATTGATCAACACAAGCATCGAGTACGCTTAAGGCAAACTGAATTCTCCACTGGTGATGATGATTCTAGTGCTACTACT caAGAATCGTTTTGGGCTTCAGGGTCAAGTAAAGTTGTGGTGTCTGCAATTTTGAT AAATGGCTTGAACAGTTTGATAAAGGGTCTTGCGTGGACGTACACTGGCTCTCACAGCATGTTCTCAGAGTTCATCCACTCCATAGCCGATACACTTAACCAG ATTATCCTTGGAATTGGTTTGTATCATTCCATGCAGAAGCCAGACTCTCATCATCC ATATGGCTACATGAATCTTCGCCATATTTCTTCGTTAATCAGCGGCGTTGGGATATTTTGTCTTGGTACTGGCCTCTCTGTTTACCATGGAATTCAGGGCTTTATTCACCCAGAGCCCTTAGGATCCTTAACATGG GCTATAGCTACCTTGATGGGATCATTGGTGTCTGAAGGAG cAACATTGATAATAGCTGTAAATCAAGTTAGAAAATGTTCTCGTGCAAAGAAAATTAGATTTTGGGAGTATG tggtgCGAGGGAATGACCCCAATGTGAGTGTTGTGCTGCTTGAAGACATGGCGGCAGTCACTGGGGTAATAATAGCGGCCACATGTTTGGGAGTCAGCCATTACACCAGAAGTCCATTTGCAGATTCCCTTGGTTCCATCATGATTGGAGGCTTGCTTGGTGTTGTCGCAACTTTCATCATTACTACAAACACTCAAGCACTTGTTGGAAG atcTATCCCTGAAGATGTACAGAATCTAATCAGTCATGATCTAGAACGAGATAGAATGATTAG GTCACTACACGATGTGAAAGCCACAGAGATGGGAGGACAAGTGAGATTTAAAGCAGAAGTTGACTTTGATGGAAAGGAGATAACTAGAGCTTATCTGTACAAGTTGGACATGGAACAGCTTCTGGCA GAGATGCATGAACTGAAGAAAGCTGAAGATGTTGAGGCTTTTATGCTGCTTCATGGAGAAAGAATCATCGACATGCTGGGGGAAGAAGTAGACCGTATTGAAAAAATACTTAAG GGAAAATATCCCGAATTGCGCCATGTTGATTTGGAAGCTCTTTGA